Proteins encoded in a region of the Desulfurococcus sp. genome:
- a CDS encoding serine protease, producing the protein MYWRKLLFFLLLILQLAVITATLSLASGSESSSTVVVDKAILLDITPPFDTIDSGVAECFKEALKTAEASGSLLVYRVNSYGGLLDAGFDIGDAVMHSKIPVVAYVESKALSAGTLIILPADIIVLQKGSTIGSMQPVIVDPLTGSIQFVNESKILNPIIEKAKTYATRGNRNQSVIEDFVRYALTLNSSKAVELGVADLEVDSFSDLLEALRGMHVKLGGTEYVLNVSSMKTFSCSIRSRFISLLSNSYLANILVTIGMLASIFALVAGKLSILPLTIGLLLLGLIGTGLNANIVSVFLILLGSILLAVEMFVIPGFGVVGVSGIILLALGFMLLPMYVPVGIIPAEEYITTLRVYLITVSTILGGVFGVVIYKVVAVKRRRPIEFLPKGKKGRALDELKPGSVGYVMVEGEYWRAVSEEHVMPGEEVVVEDVLEGGLLKVRKLVKN; encoded by the coding sequence GTGTACTGGAGGAAGCTACTGTTTTTTCTTCTATTGATACTACAGCTCGCAGTGATTACTGCTACACTATCATTAGCGTCTGGAAGCGAGTCCTCCAGTACTGTAGTTGTAGATAAAGCTATACTACTCGATATAACTCCGCCATTCGACACTATTGACAGCGGAGTTGCTGAGTGCTTCAAGGAAGCATTGAAGACAGCTGAAGCATCCGGCTCTCTGCTAGTATACCGTGTGAACTCTTATGGAGGGCTTCTTGACGCAGGCTTTGATATAGGTGATGCAGTAATGCACTCGAAGATACCTGTTGTAGCATACGTGGAGAGCAAGGCTTTAAGCGCTGGCACGCTGATAATTCTGCCAGCGGATATCATAGTCTTACAGAAAGGGTCAACCATAGGAAGCATGCAGCCTGTTATAGTGGATCCACTAACAGGGAGCATACAGTTCGTTAATGAATCGAAGATACTTAACCCGATAATAGAGAAGGCGAAGACCTATGCTACTAGAGGCAACAGGAATCAGAGTGTAATAGAAGACTTTGTAAGGTACGCTTTAACACTGAACTCCTCGAAGGCTGTCGAGCTGGGTGTAGCAGACTTAGAAGTCGACAGCTTTAGCGACCTGCTGGAAGCCTTAAGAGGCATGCATGTAAAGCTCGGCGGCACCGAGTACGTTTTGAATGTATCATCAATGAAAACGTTTAGCTGTAGTATTAGATCTAGATTCATATCGCTTCTCTCCAACAGCTATCTTGCAAACATTCTTGTCACCATAGGAATGCTTGCATCAATATTTGCTTTAGTTGCAGGTAAACTATCCATCCTCCCATTGACAATCGGGTTACTCTTACTCGGCTTAATAGGTACAGGCTTAAATGCCAACATAGTATCGGTATTCCTTATTCTCCTAGGGTCGATATTACTTGCAGTAGAGATGTTCGTGATACCTGGTTTCGGCGTGGTAGGTGTAAGCGGGATAATACTCTTAGCTCTTGGATTCATGCTGCTGCCGATGTATGTGCCAGTAGGCATTATACCTGCTGAGGAGTATATTACTACCCTAAGAGTATATTTGATCACGGTTTCAACAATACTTGGTGGTGTATTCGGTGTTGTAATCTACAAGGTGGTTGCAGTGAAGCGTAGGAGGCCAATTGAATTCCTCCCAAAGGGGAAGAAGGGGAGAGCACTTGATGAATTAAAGCCTGGTTCGGTAGGCTATGTGATGGTTGAAGGAGAGTATTGGAGGGCTGTCTCCGAGGAGCATGTAATGCCCGGTGAGGAAGTAGTTGTAGAAGATGTGCTTGAAGGCGGTTTATTGAAGGTGAGAAAACTAGTTAAGAATTAA
- a CDS encoding slipin family protein produces MELITLILLVVFLLFIVIPLLSASIKIIREYERVVVFRLGRLVGAKGPGLIFVIPFIDQVSKIDLRIVTVDVPSQEVITKDNVSVKVDAVIYYRVIDPIAAVTKVANYHYSVSLLGQTVLRDVLGQSELDDLLEKREELNKKITGILDELTMPWGIKVSSVTIKSVELPEGLMRAMAKQAEAERWRRARIIEAEGERQASQILGEAAKIYEEHPVALRLRELQTLIEVAREKALVVVTETGASPTGSMIGVYKALREMEKGAGGEEKSK; encoded by the coding sequence ATGGAATTAATCACGCTAATACTTCTTGTGGTATTCCTGCTCTTTATAGTTATTCCACTGCTCTCAGCTTCTATTAAAATCATAAGAGAGTATGAGAGAGTCGTGGTCTTCAGGCTAGGGAGGCTTGTAGGTGCTAAAGGGCCGGGGCTAATCTTCGTAATACCATTCATAGACCAGGTGTCTAAGATTGATTTAAGAATAGTTACAGTTGATGTACCCAGCCAGGAGGTCATAACCAAGGATAACGTGAGCGTTAAGGTTGACGCTGTAATATACTACAGAGTAATTGATCCAATAGCAGCTGTAACCAAAGTAGCCAACTACCACTACTCGGTAAGCCTGCTCGGGCAGACCGTGCTGAGAGATGTTCTAGGGCAGTCAGAGCTAGACGACCTCCTTGAGAAGAGGGAAGAACTCAACAAGAAGATAACAGGGATTCTCGATGAGCTAACAATGCCCTGGGGGATCAAGGTGTCATCTGTGACAATCAAGTCCGTAGAGTTGCCTGAGGGATTAATGAGAGCTATGGCTAAGCAGGCGGAAGCTGAGAGGTGGAGGAGAGCCAGGATCATAGAGGCAGAGGGAGAGAGACAGGCATCTCAGATCCTAGGTGAAGCAGCAAAGATATACGAGGAGCACCCGGTTGCATTAAGACTCAGGGAGCTTCAGACTCTAATCGAGGTTGCCAGGGAGAAGGCCCTCGTAGTTGTAACAGAGACTGGCGCTTCACCCACGGGATCCATGATAGGCGTATATAAGGCTTTAAGGGAGATGGAGAAAGGGGCTGGAGGAGAAGAGAAGAGCAAATGA
- a CDS encoding DMT family transporter, which yields MALDVLTGLTYVSISVVLWSLTPLLISMDSDSYSSFTANGLRALLAGLLLLPLSLGELLANPVKYLAAGTVIGLTGIVVGDSLYLLAIRRLRPSLAVVICYSYVATTLVFKQILLPGSRSLLAWIPVLIAVAGVYTAMYGRGMLLTVNRSGLIAALLANLFWAIWSILAWIYVGRLNLDVLALASSRLLVSGVLLLAYSIRRYGLTEVLVKAPMKLKYTMLTGLTGYLVGGTLYFESLKYIDVSQATIATAAVPVLSQAFSLKTGGRKVSRNELAGGVLVALSIALSVLYK from the coding sequence ATGGCGCTAGACGTGCTTACTGGTTTAACCTATGTGAGTATCAGTGTGGTTTTATGGTCTCTTACACCCCTACTCATATCGATGGATAGTGATAGCTATAGTAGCTTCACAGCTAACGGGCTGAGAGCACTTTTAGCCGGCTTACTACTCCTCCCTCTATCACTCGGGGAACTACTCGCTAATCCCGTTAAGTACCTGGCTGCTGGCACTGTAATCGGGTTAACAGGTATAGTGGTAGGTGACTCTCTCTACCTACTAGCAATTAGGAGGTTGAGGCCATCTCTGGCTGTTGTAATCTGCTACTCTTATGTTGCTACAACACTTGTTTTTAAGCAGATTCTACTACCAGGCTCTAGAAGTCTACTTGCATGGATCCCAGTTCTAATAGCTGTAGCAGGCGTTTATACCGCGATGTATGGTAGAGGAATGCTTCTAACAGTTAATAGGAGTGGATTAATTGCGGCGCTACTAGCTAATCTCTTCTGGGCTATCTGGAGTATTCTCGCATGGATCTACGTGGGCAGGCTTAACCTGGATGTGCTAGCACTAGCTTCATCTAGGCTCCTAGTATCTGGTGTCCTCCTGCTAGCCTACTCTATTAGAAGATACGGGTTAACAGAAGTACTAGTTAAAGCACCTATGAAGCTTAAGTACACTATGCTTACAGGTTTAACAGGATACCTAGTGGGAGGCACACTCTACTTTGAGTCACTAAAGTACATTGATGTATCACAGGCTACGATAGCTACAGCAGCTGTACCAGTCTTAAGCCAAGCTTTCTCCCTTAAAACTGGAGGTAGAAAGGTTAGTAGAAACGAGCTAGCTGGAGGAGTACTCGTGGCTCTCTCAATAGCTCTCTCAGTATTATACAAGTAA